One region of Pogona vitticeps strain Pit_001003342236 chromosome 1, PviZW2.1, whole genome shotgun sequence genomic DNA includes:
- the TOMM20L gene encoding TOMM20-like protein 1 isoform X2 encodes MALRGGERSNAGGLPEKMGPPSCLIGFYSGSCLEQKRVGFSALRGPFQLHYSVTLIFLLSGPSSFFGEETACGQWAGPAAHLLKQKHPERNMDAAVVVLRVPLMTFPLVYHRTREFRDHEKTLLTDLPGLLRRVAGHLGCHVWAGRQERRASVMEWGWWPAGREWLWLAASTCGLAFLAYCLYFDRKRRGAPNFKRRLREKRRKEREKAKERESELSELKDAANLQDFFLQEIQVGEIWLAKESHS; translated from the exons ATGGCCTTGagaggtggggagcgctccaacgctggaggccttccagagaaaatgggaccaccttCTTGTCTGATCGGTTTTTATTCAggttcctgccttgaacagaAGAGGGTTGGCTTCTCtgcccttagaggccccttccaactccattattctgtcaCTCTGATCTTCCTTCTTTCGGgtccctcttccttttttggagAGGAGACGGCTTGTGGACAGTGGGCCGGGCCAGCTGCCCACCTCCTAAAACAAAAGCACCCCGAAAGGAATATGGATGCTGCCGTTGTCGTTCTCCGGGTCCCCCTCATGACATTCCCTTTGGTCTACCACAGAACACGGGAGTTCAGAGACCATGAGAAGACCCTTCTCACTGACCTGCCTGGCCTTCTTAGAAGGGTTGCCGGCCATCTTGGTTGCCACGTGTGGGCgggaaggcaggaaagaagggcATCCGTCATGGAGTGGGGCTGGTGGCCGGCCGGGCGAGAGTGGCTGTGGCTGGCGGCCAGCAcctgtggcctggccttcctcgCCTACTGCCTCTATTTCGACCGGAAGCGGCGGGGTGCCCCGAATTTTAAACGCAGGCTGAGGGAAA aaagaagaaaagagcgTGAAAAAGCAAAAGAACGTGAGtcagag TTATCTGAGCTGAAAGATGCTGCAAACCTCCAGGACTTCTTTCTGCAAGAGATCCAAGTGGGAGAGATTTGGCTGGCAAAAG